Genomic DNA from Syntrophorhabdaceae bacterium:
GGCGCCTGAAAAGGGTATCATTCTGAGTACGGGCAGGATGAAGTTTGTCGATATTAACACTGATTACGGGTATTTCGAATGTGGTCCCGGGGTCACGGTCAATTCGCGTGATCTGCTGCTGGCGAAAGAGGGTTTTTTTCTGCCTGTCTACCCAGGGAGTAAGGTAGTCGCGACGATGGGGGGGATGATGGCTAACAATACCAGCGGCCATATCATCGACGCCTGTATCGGAAAACCGGCAGATTATGTCCTGGGCCTGACGGTTGTCCTTCCCACAGGAGAGATCCTCGAGACAGGCTCTAAGGCATTAAGAAAACCCGCCGGCACGGACCTCACAAAATTCTTTGTCGGCGGCGATGGTCTGACGGGTATTGTTACGCGCATAAGGATGAGACTCGTCCCCGCAAAAGAGAAGGCCTTTGCAATTGCCTATTTCGAAAATGCGGAATCCGTAGCGCAGGCCGTTGTAAGGATGTACAGGGAAAAGGCCCCTGCGCCGCTTTTTATGGAGTTTATGGACAAGGCAACCACAACCATCGGATTTGAGCATGCGGGACTCCCGGTCCCTCCCGGATGTGCCATATTTTTTGCCTCCTTAGGGGCTTCAAAGGATGATGCGTCGCGCAACGTACAGAGCCTGCTGGAGGTTATGAAGAAAGAGAATCCCATCCGTATGGAAGAGATCAGGGATCTGGCCGTGTGGACGAAGATATGGACGGCGAGAGAGGTAATCATCGCATCCCTGATGCAAAAACATGATGGTCAGTTTACAGGACCGGAGATCGTTTCCAGCCTCCCGGATCTTGTGGAATGCATAAAGGAACTGGAACATTACGTTGATAAGAAACCAGTCTTCAAAGGAATGCCGTTCTATCTGCTTGGTCACATCGGCGCATTGACGTTCCACCCAACGCTTATTGTTCCTAAAAAACTGGATAATGAAACGAAGAGAAAGATTGTTGCAGCAGGATTGGAAGTGGAAGCTGAAATGAACCTGAGATTCGGCACATGCGGAGGCGAATGGGGCCAATTCGGAAAACGAAATGCCTTTTTTAAGAAGAGATACGGGGAAAAGGCCTATGACCTAATAAGGCAGGTGAAAAAGGTCTTTGACCCGAATGATATTCTCAGTCGCGGGTTAATGAACCCATAACGCGTTAAGATCCTTTGAGAGATCCCTGTGCATTATATAAAAACACTTTATGGGAGTTACGATGGAAAATCAAAATGAAAGCGGCAATGAGTTGAGAAGGGATATCCTTGAGATCGTGTCCAAATGTGTCAAGTGTCGTTTCTGCATCTCCCAGTGCCCGGTGTATGAGGTATCGGACGGCTGGGTAACCCAGGGAGGCTCAGGGATCACTCAATCCCTATATTACGGCATAAAGCTCGGCAGGATAGATAAAGATTTAAGAGATATCCTGATGCGCTGTACCACCTGCAGGAGTTGCGAAATTATATGCGACAGGCTGATGGCGGGGGTAAAACTGGTAGACGCGATCAAGATGGGCAGGAGGCTGCTTCTTGAGGAAGAGATACCGCCGATCCGCGAACAGCAGAAGGCATTGGAGAACCTGCAGATAGTCGGCAATCCATACGGCATGCAGCCTTCAAAGAGAACGGCATGGGCCGCAGACCTCGATGTCAAAAGGGCAGGAGAGGCTCCGGGGAGCGACGTCCTCTATTACGTGGGTTGCACGCCCTCGTATGACGACCGGGTAAAGGCCGTGGCCAGGTCGATCGTTAAAATCCTGAAGGAAGCTAATGTGGACTTTGCCATTCTGGAAGATGAAAAATCTTCCGGAGACCTCGCGTTGACGATGGGGGAGTACGGGTTATTCGAGCTGCTGGCAGAGGAGAATCTTGGAAGAATTCAAAAACCGGGGTTTAAAACTGTTATCACCACCTCCCCCCATGATTTTAATTGTTACTTAAAAGAATACCCTGAGGAGATGAGGAAGATTGAGATCAAACATTACACCCAGTTTTTCTTCGGCCTCATAGAGCAGGGAAAGATACAATTCAAAAATACGATAAACAAGAAGGTGACATACCACGACCCATGTTATCTGGGAAAACATAATGGCATCTATGAAGAGCCGAGGAAGATATTGAAAAGCATCCCCGGGGTAGAACTGGTTGAGATGCAGAGGAACAGGGAAAACAGCCTGTGTTGCGGAGGCGGAGGCGGCAGGATGTGGGCGGATTTTCTTGAAGAGCCGCGCTTAGCCGAGGTCAGGATACTGGAAGCGATAGACGCCGGGGCGGAATTATTGGCGACCGCATGCCCCTTTTGTCTCATAAATTTCGAAGACGCAATCAAAAGTTTGAACAAGGAGAACGTAATCGCAGTGAAAGATATTGCCGAGATCATGTATGAGGCGGTTTAGCCCCGGCCTTAAGACACAAGGCAACGGGCTGAGGGACAAAAAATCATCGTAAAAAACGGATAGCATATCCTGAAAAAGGGAGGCAAAAATGGCTTCAGAGGAGAGAACCCGGGAGATACTCAAGGCGATTCAGGATGCAGTTGTAGGCTATGATGATGAAGCCTGTGAGCGCCTGTGCGGCTCTGTATTAGAGGAAGGGATAGACCCGCACCAGGCCATTGTGGAAGGTTTGACGGGCGGGATGGATAGGGTAGGGGAGCTTTATAACAGCCAGGAGTACTTTGTCCCCGAATTGCTTTTGTGCGCGGACGCATTGAATGCAGGGCTGAATATTCTTAAGCCGCACCTGAAGATAGAGGATACCGCCGGCAAGGGCAAACTCCTGCTTGGCGTTGTGGAGGGCGATATCCACGACATAGGCAAGAACCTCGTCAAGATCATGTTCGAGGCGGCAGGTTGGGAAGTATACGACCTGGGCAATAACGTGAAGATCGAGAGATTTGCAGAGGAACAACAGAAGGCCAATACGGATATTGTGGCCTTGTCGGCATTGATGACGACGAGCATGCTCGCCATGCCGAAGATCATCGGGGCGCTCAAGGCGCAGAACCCCGGCGTTAAAGTTCTGGTAGGAGGCGCTCCTTTATCGCAGGAGATCGCACAGAGATACGGCGCCGATGCATACGCACCTGATGCCGTTACCGCCGTTAAGACAGCGGTCGATCTCCTCAGGATGTAATGTAACGGGAAGACACATACAGACACGTAAGGCGGTGCATAATCATGAAACTAAAACAAGACAGGATGAGCAGCGCGGAGCGGATCGATTCGCTCTTCAATTACAGGAGGCCTGACCATGTCCCCATCGGCATGATCGCACCTTCATTCTCCTGCAGGAATGCGGGACTGCCCGTCAGCGTTGCCTACAACGATCCTGAACATAATTTTTACGCAATGCAGTGGGCCGCAGAACAATACGCCTGGGACCAGGCCCCCCAGATAGTGAGACACACGATTGTGGAGGTGATGGATTTTGGAGGGGACGTACGGCTGCCTGAGGGTGAGTACGAAGGAGCACTGGTGGTCAATTCCTATCCTGTGAAATCGGAAAGCGACGTGGAGAACCTGCAGATGCCTGATCCGGAGAAGACAGGGATGATAGGCGCTGCATTAGAGCTTGGAAGGCTTCAGAAGGCGCACGGTTTGCCGGTGACCTTCGTGTCCCGTTCTCCCTTCACGGTTGCATCAAACATCTGCGGCTTACAGCAGTTTTGCAAGTGGTTGATAAAAAAACCCGCATTATGTGAAAGGCTCATGAAGATGGCGTTCGATCATATCTTTAATGTCCTCCGGTACTGGGTAGATACCTTTGGCGCAGA
This window encodes:
- a CDS encoding FAD-binding oxidoreductase translates to APEKGIILSTGRMKFVDINTDYGYFECGPGVTVNSRDLLLAKEGFFLPVYPGSKVVATMGGMMANNTSGHIIDACIGKPADYVLGLTVVLPTGEILETGSKALRKPAGTDLTKFFVGGDGLTGIVTRIRMRLVPAKEKAFAIAYFENAESVAQAVVRMYREKAPAPLFMEFMDKATTTIGFEHAGLPVPPGCAIFFASLGASKDDASRNVQSLLEVMKKENPIRMEEIRDLAVWTKIWTAREVIIASLMQKHDGQFTGPEIVSSLPDLVECIKELEHYVDKKPVFKGMPFYLLGHIGALTFHPTLIVPKKLDNETKRKIVAAGLEVEAEMNLRFGTCGGEWGQFGKRNAFFKKRYGEKAYDLIRQVKKVFDPNDILSRGLMNP
- a CDS encoding (Fe-S)-binding protein gives rise to the protein MENQNESGNELRRDILEIVSKCVKCRFCISQCPVYEVSDGWVTQGGSGITQSLYYGIKLGRIDKDLRDILMRCTTCRSCEIICDRLMAGVKLVDAIKMGRRLLLEEEIPPIREQQKALENLQIVGNPYGMQPSKRTAWAADLDVKRAGEAPGSDVLYYVGCTPSYDDRVKAVARSIVKILKEANVDFAILEDEKSSGDLALTMGEYGLFELLAEENLGRIQKPGFKTVITTSPHDFNCYLKEYPEEMRKIEIKHYTQFFFGLIEQGKIQFKNTINKKVTYHDPCYLGKHNGIYEEPRKILKSIPGVELVEMQRNRENSLCCGGGGGRMWADFLEEPRLAEVRILEAIDAGAELLATACPFCLINFEDAIKSLNKENVIAVKDIAEIMYEAV
- a CDS encoding corrinoid protein, which produces MASEERTREILKAIQDAVVGYDDEACERLCGSVLEEGIDPHQAIVEGLTGGMDRVGELYNSQEYFVPELLLCADALNAGLNILKPHLKIEDTAGKGKLLLGVVEGDIHDIGKNLVKIMFEAAGWEVYDLGNNVKIERFAEEQQKANTDIVALSALMTTSMLAMPKIIGALKAQNPGVKVLVGGAPLSQEIAQRYGADAYAPDAVTAVKTAVDLLRM
- a CDS encoding uroporphyrinogen decarboxylase family protein, giving the protein MKLKQDRMSSAERIDSLFNYRRPDHVPIGMIAPSFSCRNAGLPVSVAYNDPEHNFYAMQWAAEQYAWDQAPQIVRHTIVEVMDFGGDVRLPEGEYEGALVVNSYPVKSESDVENLQMPDPEKTGMIGAALELGRLQKAHGLPVTFVSRSPFTVASNICGLQQFCKWLIKKPALCERLMKMAFDHIFNVLRYWVDTFGAEEVFVFMSSPSESNQVISPKQFEKFALPYHLLYHERLKALGIKRFYFHVCGEQNLNLPYLADASSWEHPAILSFGHEVSLETAAQYFQKDIICGNIEPAIIQTGTTQQVYEIAGATLEKGKDIPGGFILSAGCELPIAAPAANVFAITKAADDFGWYPEQS